In Desulfobotulus pelophilus, the following proteins share a genomic window:
- a CDS encoding L-lactate permease, giving the protein MSIGMLALIAFVPIALVLVLMVGMRWPATKAMPLAWLVCALLGMTVWNMDFGFLAASTLAGFGSAINVLIIVFGAIVILYTMQVSGAMETISYGFMGISPDRRIQTIIIAFMFGAFIEGSAGFGTPAALAAPLLLGLGFPALAAVCVALVSNSIPVTFGAVGTPVWFGMMTLETPVNAAIAAGENIGFTSFNGFLMNVGQWAAVMHAIVALGFLVFLVCFLTRFFGKNKSWKEGLGAWKFALFASIAFNVPYLLTAFFVGVEFPSLIGGLVGLGIVITAAKKGLFMPDTNWDFGERSSWDKEWMGEIEVGSKDLKPHMSQFMAWLPYIIIAVLLVLTRIGSLPFKGIVTSFKISFPQILGYETVNFTMTPFYLPGVIPFMLVALITIFLHKIPAAKAAQAWKDSFIRLKNPTIAMLFAVALVEIMRQSGNNAMGYHSMPLSMATAVAAIAGQSWPFFAAYVGALGAFITGSATVSDLLFSDFQYGLATTIGASREIVMGLQGVGAAMGNMICVHNVVAASATVGLVGVEGLIIRRTVIPMALYGVIVGTLGLLFAYILFPATF; this is encoded by the coding sequence ATGTCCATTGGAATGCTTGCTTTGATTGCTTTTGTACCCATTGCCCTTGTTCTGGTGCTGATGGTCGGTATGCGCTGGCCTGCCACCAAGGCCATGCCCCTCGCCTGGCTCGTCTGTGCCCTGCTGGGCATGACCGTATGGAACATGGATTTCGGGTTTTTAGCCGCCTCAACCCTTGCCGGTTTCGGCAGCGCCATCAACGTGCTCATCATTGTTTTCGGTGCCATTGTCATTCTGTATACCATGCAGGTCAGCGGGGCCATGGAAACCATCAGCTACGGCTTCATGGGCATATCCCCGGACAGACGCATCCAGACCATCATCATTGCTTTTATGTTCGGTGCTTTTATTGAAGGCTCTGCAGGTTTCGGAACTCCGGCTGCCCTTGCAGCCCCTCTGCTTCTGGGCTTAGGCTTCCCCGCCCTTGCAGCAGTCTGTGTTGCCCTGGTATCCAACTCCATCCCCGTCACCTTCGGAGCCGTGGGTACTCCTGTATGGTTTGGCATGATGACCCTGGAAACTCCCGTAAATGCCGCCATTGCCGCCGGTGAAAACATCGGTTTTACAAGCTTTAACGGCTTTCTCATGAATGTCGGCCAATGGGCCGCTGTCATGCATGCCATTGTGGCCCTTGGCTTCCTGGTTTTCCTTGTGTGTTTTCTTACCCGTTTTTTCGGCAAAAACAAATCCTGGAAAGAAGGCCTTGGTGCCTGGAAATTTGCCCTTTTTGCCTCCATTGCCTTCAACGTGCCCTATCTGCTGACAGCCTTCTTTGTGGGTGTGGAATTCCCCTCTCTCATCGGCGGGCTTGTGGGTCTTGGCATCGTAATCACCGCAGCCAAAAAAGGGCTTTTCATGCCGGATACAAACTGGGACTTCGGTGAGCGCAGCTCCTGGGACAAGGAGTGGATGGGTGAAATCGAAGTGGGCTCCAAAGATCTCAAACCCCACATGAGCCAGTTCATGGCATGGCTGCCCTATATTATTATTGCGGTACTTCTGGTCCTCACCCGTATAGGAAGCCTGCCCTTTAAAGGTATTGTTACCTCGTTCAAGATCAGTTTTCCCCAGATCCTTGGCTATGAAACCGTCAACTTCACCATGACGCCTTTCTATCTGCCCGGCGTTATCCCCTTTATGCTCGTTGCTCTGATCACCATCTTCCTGCATAAAATCCCTGCGGCCAAAGCGGCTCAGGCATGGAAAGACAGCTTCATCCGCCTGAAAAATCCAACCATCGCCATGCTCTTTGCCGTGGCTCTGGTGGAAATCATGCGGCAATCCGGCAATAATGCCATGGGCTACCACTCCATGCCCCTTTCCATGGCCACGGCCGTAGCTGCCATTGCAGGCCAGAGCTGGCCCTTCTTTGCCGCCTATGTGGGTGCGCTTGGTGCTTTCATCACAGGTTCCGCCACCGTTTCCGACCTGCTCTTCTCCGATTTCCAGTACGGACTAGCCACCACCATCGGTGCCAGCCGGGAGATCGTTATGGGCCTGCAGGGTGTGGGTGCGGCCATGGGCAACATGATCTGTGTCCATAACGTTGTGGCCGCCTCTGCCACCGTCGGCCTTGTGGGCGTGGAAGGCCTGATCATCCGTCGTACCGTCATCCCCATGGCCCTCTACGGCGTCA